The Mycolicibacterium flavescens genome has a segment encoding these proteins:
- the tatB gene encoding twin arginine-targeting protein translocase TatB gives MFANIGWGEMLILVIAGLVILGPERLPGAIRWTTGALRQARDYIGGATSQLREDLGPEFDDLREPLSELNKLRGMTPRAALTKHLLDGDDSIFTGNFDRKQADKPISSTEPPAQTAPPAAPQAPATTPFDTDAT, from the coding sequence ATGTTCGCCAATATCGGCTGGGGCGAGATGCTGATCCTGGTGATCGCCGGTCTGGTGATCCTGGGACCCGAGCGGCTACCCGGCGCAATCCGGTGGACGACGGGCGCGCTGCGCCAGGCCCGCGACTACATCGGCGGCGCCACCAGCCAACTGCGGGAAGACCTCGGGCCGGAGTTCGATGACCTGCGCGAGCCGCTCAGCGAGCTCAACAAGTTGCGCGGTATGACGCCGCGCGCCGCGCTCACCAAACATCTGCTCGACGGCGACGACTCGATCTTCACCGGCAACTTCGACCGCAAGCAGGCCGATAAACCGATCTCCTCGACGGAGCCGCCTGCGCAGACGGCGCCGCCCGCAGCACCGCAAGCGCCCGCGACGACACCGTTCGACACCGACGCCACATAA
- a CDS encoding glycoside hydrolase: protein MLFVGRAMLANGRGKLLALVASITLSVALFYAQTGEPAAQHSAPPAAVHQDAPAAAPRVNTPTEAELLAASAPVATAATPFALPAGITPENGLQVNTIRVARAISVLFPEVKTIGGYRQDPLPWHPNGLAIDVMIPNHGSEEGIALGNQIAGIALANAERWGVIHVIWRQGFYPGVGAPSWTADYGNETANHFDHVHIATNGGGYPSGDEDYYI, encoded by the coding sequence GTGCTGTTCGTGGGTAGGGCGATGTTAGCCAACGGGCGCGGCAAGTTGCTGGCGCTCGTCGCGTCCATCACGCTGTCCGTCGCCCTGTTCTACGCCCAGACCGGCGAACCCGCGGCGCAGCATTCCGCCCCGCCCGCGGCCGTGCATCAGGATGCGCCAGCGGCCGCCCCCAGGGTCAACACGCCCACCGAAGCGGAGTTGCTCGCGGCCAGCGCGCCCGTTGCCACGGCAGCGACCCCGTTCGCGTTGCCCGCCGGTATCACGCCCGAAAACGGGTTGCAGGTCAACACGATTCGGGTGGCTCGCGCAATCAGCGTGCTGTTCCCCGAAGTCAAGACGATTGGCGGATACCGCCAAGACCCGCTGCCGTGGCACCCGAACGGCTTGGCGATCGACGTGATGATCCCGAACCACGGCAGCGAAGAGGGCATCGCCCTCGGCAACCAGATCGCCGGGATCGCGTTGGCCAACGCGGAGCGCTGGGGTGTGATCCATGTGATCTGGCGGCAGGGCTTCTACCCGGGCGTCGGGGCACCCAGCTGGACGGCCGACTACGGCAACGAGACCGCCAACCACTTCGACCATGTCCACATCGCCACCAACGGCGGCGGATACCCGTCCGGCGACGAGGACTACTACATCTGA
- the ylxH_2 gene encoding ATPase involved in chromosome partitioning, which produces MVMSNSPADLEAAIRRALAKVIDPELRRPITELGMVKNVTVEPDGAVHVEIYLTTAACPKKTEISDQVSRAVADVPGTGAVRVSLDVMNDEQRTELRKQLRGDSREPVIPFAQPGSLTRVYAVASGKGGVGKSSVTVNLAAAMAARGVSVGVLDADIYGHSVPRMMGVTDRPTQVESMIVPPVAHDVRVISIAMFTQGNTPVVWRGPMLHRALQQFLADVYWGDLDVLLLDLPPGTGDVAISVAQLIPGAEILVITTPQLAAAEVAERAGAIALQTRQRIVGVVENMAGLTLPDGTTMQIFGEGGGKQVAERLSRAIGADVPLLGQVPLDPELVTAGDSGVPLVLSAPDSTAGKELRSVADALSSRKRGLAGMSLGLDPAGR; this is translated from the coding sequence ATGGTGATGTCTAATTCACCCGCTGACCTGGAAGCCGCGATTCGTCGCGCGCTGGCCAAGGTGATCGACCCCGAGCTGCGGCGGCCGATCACCGAACTCGGAATGGTCAAGAACGTCACCGTCGAACCTGACGGGGCGGTCCATGTCGAGATCTACCTGACCACCGCTGCGTGCCCGAAGAAGACCGAGATCTCCGATCAGGTCAGCCGGGCCGTCGCCGACGTCCCGGGAACCGGCGCCGTGCGGGTCAGCCTCGACGTGATGAACGATGAACAACGCACCGAACTGCGCAAGCAACTGCGTGGTGATTCGCGGGAGCCCGTCATCCCGTTCGCCCAGCCCGGTTCGCTGACCCGCGTCTACGCGGTGGCTTCCGGTAAGGGTGGCGTAGGCAAGTCCAGCGTGACGGTGAACCTCGCTGCGGCCATGGCCGCGCGTGGCGTGTCGGTCGGAGTGCTCGACGCCGACATCTACGGGCACTCCGTTCCCCGCATGATGGGCGTTACGGACCGGCCCACCCAGGTGGAGTCGATGATCGTTCCGCCGGTCGCCCACGACGTCCGGGTCATCTCCATCGCGATGTTCACCCAGGGCAACACCCCGGTGGTCTGGCGCGGCCCGATGCTGCACCGTGCGCTGCAGCAGTTCCTCGCCGACGTCTACTGGGGTGACCTTGACGTGCTGCTGCTCGACCTGCCGCCGGGCACCGGCGACGTCGCGATCTCGGTGGCCCAGCTGATTCCGGGCGCGGAGATCCTGGTGATCACGACGCCCCAACTGGCCGCTGCCGAGGTGGCCGAGCGGGCAGGAGCGATCGCGTTGCAGACCCGTCAGCGCATCGTCGGCGTGGTGGAGAACATGGCGGGGCTGACCTTGCCCGACGGCACGACCATGCAGATCTTCGGCGAAGGCGGCGGCAAACAGGTCGCCGAGCGGTTGTCGCGCGCGATCGGCGCCGACGTGCCGTTGCTGGGCCAGGTGCCGCTGGACCCCGAACTGGTGACGGCCGGCGACTCCGGCGTCCCGCTGGTGCTCTCCGCACCGGACTCGACGGCCGGTAAGGAGTTGCGCAGCGTCGCCGATGCCCTGTCGAGCCGCAAGCGCGGACTGGCGGGCATGTCGCTGGGTTTGGACCCGGCCGGTCGATAA
- a CDS encoding membrane-bound lytic murein transglycosylase B has translation MHIRGGAAALKAVRRQTGRLRRIPGPHVQKLASANRMRAGLGVAIITPIILAGSVGASAPSPQTPTSDAAVTPLAAVEPSPGARSGASVVAVAKEPMAFHIAASTVSAPPPAAVVNSPGALGIPGMALSAYRNAERIMASAYPGCGLSWNLLAGIGRIESMHANGGATDARGTAIRPIFGPTLDGTLPGNEIIVQSRVADRVTYARAMGPMQFLPGTWSRYASDGDGDGKAEVQNLFDSSLAAARYLCSGNLNLRDPNHVMSAILRYNNSVAYARNVLGWAAAYATGVVPMDLPPITGSVPTLEDTPANVHLTDLKEYQGLGPGLPLNALGLPEGDPLALMPLLERDSVASRMGNMPGFVPGQRLGPLPGPAPQTPATPQAPAQPPPWTPPWMQPQRPECAVFCIEDNPAPPLQPALGGPPIANPMLPPAPAPLGPPAPLGAPQPGPAPIGAPAPVGAPGPAQAPAPGPAQAPAPGPAAQPGPAAQPGPAPGPVG, from the coding sequence GTGCACATAAGGGGAGGAGCCGCCGCCCTCAAGGCCGTGCGGCGCCAAACGGGGCGTCTGCGGCGAATCCCGGGCCCTCACGTGCAGAAGCTGGCATCCGCCAATCGCATGCGTGCCGGTCTCGGCGTGGCCATCATCACCCCGATCATCCTGGCCGGCAGCGTCGGCGCCTCGGCGCCGTCCCCGCAGACCCCGACCTCGGATGCCGCGGTGACGCCACTGGCCGCTGTCGAGCCGTCACCGGGCGCCCGGTCGGGCGCATCGGTGGTCGCGGTCGCCAAGGAACCGATGGCCTTCCACATCGCCGCCTCGACGGTGTCGGCTCCCCCGCCCGCCGCGGTGGTGAATTCTCCTGGCGCACTGGGCATTCCCGGTATGGCCTTGTCGGCGTACCGGAACGCCGAGCGCATCATGGCGTCCGCTTACCCCGGCTGCGGCCTGAGCTGGAACCTGTTGGCCGGTATCGGGCGCATCGAGTCGATGCACGCCAACGGAGGCGCGACCGACGCCCGCGGCACCGCCATCCGCCCCATCTTCGGGCCCACGCTCGACGGCACGCTGCCCGGCAACGAGATCATCGTGCAGAGCCGCGTGGCCGACCGCGTCACCTACGCCCGCGCAATGGGACCGATGCAGTTCCTGCCCGGCACCTGGTCGCGGTACGCCTCCGACGGCGACGGCGACGGCAAGGCCGAAGTGCAGAACCTGTTCGACTCGTCACTGGCCGCCGCCCGCTATCTGTGCAGCGGCAACCTGAACCTGCGAGACCCGAACCACGTCATGTCGGCGATCCTGCGTTACAACAACTCGGTGGCCTACGCGCGCAACGTGCTGGGCTGGGCCGCGGCGTACGCGACGGGCGTCGTGCCGATGGATCTGCCTCCCATCACTGGATCGGTCCCGACGTTGGAAGACACCCCCGCCAACGTGCACCTCACCGATCTGAAGGAGTACCAGGGCCTCGGGCCGGGTCTGCCCCTTAACGCTCTGGGATTGCCAGAAGGCGATCCGTTGGCGTTGATGCCGTTGCTCGAGCGCGACTCGGTAGCCAGCCGGATGGGCAATATGCCGGGCTTCGTCCCTGGTCAGCGACTCGGCCCCCTGCCGGGACCGGCACCGCAAACACCGGCGACGCCGCAGGCGCCCGCGCAACCGCCGCCGTGGACACCGCCGTGGATGCAGCCACAACGGCCCGAGTGCGCGGTGTTCTGCATCGAGGACAACCCGGCGCCACCGCTGCAGCCGGCACTCGGTGGGCCACCCATAGCCAACCCGATGCTTCCGCCCGCACCGGCGCCGTTGGGGCCGCCCGCACCACTGGGTGCTCCGCAGCCCGGACCCGCTCCAATCGGCGCACCGGCTCCCGTCGGCGCACCCGGTCCGGCTCAGGCACCCGCGCCAGGCCCGGCTCAAGCACCCGCGCCCGGCCCGGCGGCCCAGCCGGGTCCGGCGGCCCAGCCGGGTCCGGCGCCCGGACCCGTCGGTTAA
- a CDS encoding integral membrane protein, protein MTDRSRLDTPLATRRRFSFNVDPEAVGNFSENIARFLGTGRYLAWQTILVIVWITLNLFAVGLRWDPYPFILLNLAFSTQAAYAAPLILLAQNRQENRDRVSLDEDRRRALQTKADTEYLARELAALRLAIGEVVTRDYLRRELDEMREMLATLQHPPGESGDDEAGRSDPGERRPKKSSAGS, encoded by the coding sequence ATGACCGACCGCAGCCGGCTCGATACGCCGCTGGCCACCCGGCGGCGGTTCTCGTTCAACGTCGACCCCGAGGCGGTCGGGAACTTCAGCGAGAACATCGCCCGGTTCCTGGGCACCGGGCGCTACCTGGCGTGGCAGACCATCCTCGTGATCGTCTGGATCACGTTGAACCTGTTCGCGGTCGGGCTGCGCTGGGACCCGTATCCGTTCATCCTGCTCAACCTGGCGTTCTCCACCCAGGCGGCCTACGCGGCGCCACTGATCCTGCTGGCGCAGAACCGCCAGGAAAACCGCGATCGCGTGTCGCTGGACGAAGACCGCCGCCGCGCCCTGCAGACCAAGGCCGACACCGAATACCTGGCCCGCGAACTGGCCGCGCTGCGGTTGGCGATCGGCGAGGTGGTCACCCGCGACTACCTGCGCAGAGAACTCGACGAGATGCGCGAAATGCTGGCCACCCTGCAGCACCCGCCGGGCGAATCGGGCGACGACGAAGCCGGCCGGAGCGACCCGGGCGAGCGCCGGCCGAAAAAGTCGAGTGCAGGTAGCTAA
- a CDS encoding Mg/Co/Ni transporter MgtE with CBS domain, producing the protein MAAVNRVYAARLAGMVVLGPDGESIGRVRDVVVSISLVRQQPRVLGLVVEMLTRRRIFVPILRVTSIDPGAVTLATGSVSLRRFAQRPGEVLVLGQVIETRVRVDDPDLPQLADVDVIVVDLGIEQTRTRDWMVTKVAVRPHRRLGRRANVHVVDWQHVQGLTPSGLAMPGQGVAQLLDQFEGQRAVEVAEAIRELPAKRRYELVNALDDERLADVLQELPEDDQLDVLRRLPADRAADVLEAMDPDDAADLLGSMTPTDAEQFLRRMDPEDSEDVRRLLAHSPDTAGGLMTSEPVVLAPDTTVAEALARVRDPDLTPALASLVFVTRPPTATPTGHYLGCVHLQRLLREPPADLVSGIVDTDLPNLSPDDSLGAVTRYFAAYNLLCGPVVDEENHLLGAVSVDDVLDHLLPHDWRETEEPELTGAEGTS; encoded by the coding sequence ATGGCGGCGGTCAACAGGGTCTATGCGGCTCGTCTCGCGGGGATGGTGGTCTTGGGCCCCGACGGCGAGTCCATCGGCCGTGTCCGTGATGTGGTGGTCAGCATCAGCCTGGTGCGCCAGCAACCCCGCGTACTCGGCTTGGTTGTCGAAATGCTCACGCGGCGAAGGATTTTCGTACCGATTCTGCGGGTGACGTCGATCGATCCCGGTGCGGTGACGCTTGCCACCGGCAGCGTGTCGTTGCGCCGGTTCGCCCAGCGCCCCGGTGAGGTGCTCGTCCTCGGACAGGTGATCGAAACCCGCGTCCGCGTCGACGATCCGGACCTGCCGCAGCTGGCCGACGTCGATGTGATCGTCGTCGATCTCGGCATCGAGCAGACGCGCACCCGCGACTGGATGGTCACCAAGGTCGCAGTCCGCCCACACCGGCGCCTTGGCAGGCGAGCCAACGTGCACGTGGTGGATTGGCAGCACGTTCAGGGCCTGACACCGTCGGGTCTGGCGATGCCCGGCCAGGGCGTCGCGCAGCTGCTCGATCAGTTCGAGGGGCAGCGCGCCGTCGAGGTGGCCGAGGCGATCCGGGAGCTGCCCGCCAAACGCCGCTACGAGTTGGTCAACGCCCTCGACGACGAGCGGCTGGCCGACGTGCTGCAGGAGTTGCCCGAAGACGACCAGCTCGACGTGCTCAGGCGCCTGCCGGCCGACCGCGCCGCCGACGTCCTCGAGGCGATGGACCCCGACGACGCCGCCGACCTCCTCGGGTCGATGACGCCGACCGACGCCGAGCAGTTCCTACGCCGCATGGACCCCGAGGATTCCGAGGATGTCCGCCGTCTGCTGGCGCACTCCCCCGACACCGCGGGCGGGTTGATGACGTCCGAACCCGTGGTGCTGGCCCCGGACACCACCGTCGCCGAGGCACTCGCGCGGGTCCGCGACCCGGACCTCACCCCGGCGTTGGCCTCGTTGGTGTTCGTCACCCGCCCCCCGACCGCCACGCCCACCGGTCACTACCTGGGTTGTGTGCACCTGCAGCGCCTGCTGCGCGAGCCGCCTGCCGATCTGGTCAGCGGAATCGTGGACACCGATCTGCCCAACCTGTCCCCTGACGACTCGCTTGGCGCGGTGACGCGCTACTTCGCCGCCTACAACCTGTTGTGCGGGCCGGTCGTCGACGAAGAGAACCACCTGCTGGGCGCCGTGTCGGTCGACGACGTGCTCGACCATCTGCTGCCCCACGACTGGCGCGAGACCGAGGAACCCGAGCTCACCGGCGCCGAAGGAACCTCATGA
- the mcl1 gene encoding citrate lyase beta subunit, which yields MVEKAKTLTADEVFLDLEDAVAPDAKAEARTRVATALAEPGWAGQLRGVRVNDWTTPWTYADIIEVVATAGAALDIVVLPKVSDASHIQALHLLLSQLEATHDLPVGRIGIEAQIENAQGLTNIDAIAAAPRVQALVLGPADMAASLNMRTLEVGEQPEGYDVGDAHHHVLMRILVAARTHGVLAIDGPYLKIRDVDGFRRVAGRSAALGYDGKWVLHPDQIVAGNEIFSPRQKDYDHAELILEAYEWHTSRAGGARGAAMLGDEMIDEASRKMALVIAGKGRAAGMQRQGEPFRQPQ from the coding sequence ATGGTCGAGAAGGCGAAAACCCTGACCGCTGACGAGGTGTTCCTCGATCTCGAGGACGCCGTCGCGCCCGACGCCAAAGCCGAAGCCCGCACCCGCGTGGCGACCGCTCTGGCGGAGCCGGGGTGGGCGGGCCAGCTGCGCGGTGTGCGGGTCAACGACTGGACGACGCCGTGGACCTACGCCGACATCATCGAAGTGGTGGCGACCGCGGGTGCCGCGCTCGACATCGTGGTCCTGCCCAAGGTCAGCGACGCCTCCCACATCCAGGCGCTGCACCTGTTGCTGAGTCAGCTCGAGGCGACCCACGACCTCCCGGTCGGCCGCATCGGTATCGAGGCGCAGATCGAGAATGCGCAGGGCCTCACCAACATTGACGCGATCGCGGCCGCACCACGGGTGCAGGCGTTGGTGCTGGGACCCGCCGACATGGCGGCCAGCTTGAACATGCGCACGCTCGAGGTCGGCGAGCAGCCCGAGGGCTACGACGTCGGCGATGCGCACCATCACGTGCTGATGCGCATTCTCGTGGCGGCGCGGACGCACGGGGTGCTCGCGATCGACGGTCCCTATCTGAAGATTCGCGACGTCGACGGCTTCCGCCGCGTCGCCGGCCGTTCCGCGGCGCTGGGATACGACGGCAAATGGGTGCTGCACCCCGACCAGATCGTCGCGGGCAACGAGATTTTCAGTCCCCGGCAGAAGGATTACGACCACGCCGAGCTGATTCTCGAGGCCTACGAGTGGCACACCTCGCGCGCAGGCGGAGCCAGGGGCGCGGCCATGTTGGGCGACGAGATGATCGACGAGGCGAGCCGGAAGATGGCCCTGGTGATCGCCGGAAAGGGCCGCGCCGCAGGCATGCAGCGCCAAGGCGAGCCGTTCCGTCAGCCGCAGTGA
- a CDS encoding integral membrane protein, whose product MSGGDQDGVRNTGRPDPFAPVDYPTDAGLPPPLDTPPSPGYPPPYPAAPNPYQGYYPLGGYGYDPYRSIHPAGTNGMAIGALVCSLVGVFCCGVTCIVGVILGIMAMRETKHTGQDGFGIALAGTIIGGLAVAGFLVYILLYLSLLATGGLWA is encoded by the coding sequence GTGAGCGGCGGCGACCAGGACGGGGTCCGGAACACCGGCAGGCCTGATCCGTTCGCACCGGTGGATTACCCCACCGATGCGGGGCTGCCGCCGCCGCTCGATACGCCGCCCTCACCGGGTTATCCGCCGCCCTATCCGGCTGCTCCTAACCCTTATCAGGGCTACTACCCGCTCGGCGGTTACGGATACGACCCCTACCGGTCGATCCATCCTGCGGGCACGAACGGGATGGCGATCGGCGCATTGGTGTGCTCCCTCGTCGGGGTGTTCTGCTGCGGCGTGACGTGCATCGTCGGGGTGATCCTCGGGATCATGGCGATGCGCGAAACCAAGCACACCGGACAGGACGGATTCGGAATTGCGTTGGCGGGCACGATCATCGGCGGCCTGGCGGTCGCAGGCTTCCTCGTATACATACTGCTTTACCTGAGCCTGCTCGCCACCGGAGGGCTGTGGGCCTGA
- a CDS encoding Conserved membrane protein of uncharacterised function, whose product MAAIVPENCARLTSMTNPGEDAARNGPSESDGGASEQTSSGYEAPPIEHSQTSPTDPAMTPPGEHSTSEADQPFSYGSPYQAPPAYDPSSAYPPPPAYPPPPQGAYPPPPPGAYPRPPGAYPPPPPGAYPPPYPDPANTGQGYPPPPPYGAPSPYGAPPSYAGYGAPGYADGYGMPQDKTNGLAIGSLVASAIGVLCGVGSLIGIVLGIVALNQVKNSGEGGRGLAIAGIAVGAATLLLNIVFGIAMLST is encoded by the coding sequence ATGGCCGCAATCGTGCCCGAGAATTGCGCTAGGTTGACAAGCATGACAAATCCCGGGGAGGACGCAGCACGAAACGGACCATCCGAATCCGACGGGGGTGCGTCCGAGCAGACGTCCAGCGGCTACGAGGCGCCGCCGATCGAGCATTCGCAGACCTCGCCCACCGACCCCGCGATGACGCCTCCTGGCGAGCATTCGACGTCCGAGGCCGATCAGCCATTCTCATACGGCTCGCCCTACCAGGCTCCGCCGGCATACGACCCGTCGTCGGCGTATCCGCCGCCTCCGGCCTACCCCCCGCCGCCCCAGGGCGCCTATCCGCCACCGCCGCCCGGGGCCTATCCGCGACCGCCCGGCGCCTACCCACCCCCGCCACCGGGGGCCTACCCTCCGCCCTACCCTGACCCGGCCAACACCGGCCAGGGTTATCCACCGCCGCCGCCCTATGGCGCGCCCTCCCCTTACGGCGCTCCGCCCTCGTACGCGGGATACGGCGCACCCGGGTATGCCGACGGTTACGGCATGCCGCAGGACAAGACCAACGGTCTGGCGATCGGCTCGCTGGTGGCCTCGGCGATCGGCGTCCTCTGTGGTGTCGGCTCGCTGATCGGCATCGTGCTGGGCATCGTGGCGCTGAACCAGGTCAAGAACTCAGGTGAGGGGGGCCGCGGATTGGCGATCGCCGGTATCGCCGTCGGCGCGGCGACGCTGCTGCTCAACATCGTCTTCGGCATCGCCATGCTGAGCACCTGA
- a CDS encoding transmembrane protein produces the protein MTSPFQPGANPGATPGSPNMGRGPAGLPTPPKGWPIGSYPTYAEAQRAVDYLSDQEFPVQQVTIVGVDLMQVERVTGRLSWPKVLGGGVLTGAWLGLFIGLILGFFSPNPWAALATGLIAGVFFGLITSAIPYAMARGTRDFSSTLQLVAGRYDVLCDPQNAERGRDLLARLTI, from the coding sequence ATGACCAGCCCGTTTCAACCTGGAGCAAATCCCGGCGCAACGCCGGGTAGCCCAAATATGGGCCGCGGCCCGGCGGGTCTGCCCACACCGCCGAAGGGGTGGCCCATCGGTTCGTATCCGACGTACGCCGAGGCGCAGCGCGCCGTGGACTACCTGTCGGACCAGGAGTTCCCCGTCCAGCAGGTGACGATCGTCGGCGTCGACCTGATGCAGGTCGAGAGGGTCACCGGTCGGCTGTCGTGGCCCAAGGTGCTCGGCGGTGGTGTCCTGACCGGTGCGTGGCTGGGCTTGTTCATCGGCCTGATTCTCGGGTTCTTCAGCCCCAACCCGTGGGCGGCGCTGGCCACCGGCCTGATCGCCGGTGTGTTCTTCGGCCTCATCACGTCGGCGATCCCCTATGCGATGGCACGCGGCACAAGAGATTTCAGTTCCACGCTGCAACTCGTCGCGGGCCGCTACGACGTCCTGTGCGATCCGCAGAACGCCGAGCGCGGACGGGATCTGCTGGCGCGCTTGACCATCTGA
- a CDS encoding extracellular solute-binding protein — translation MRFPSMRVGQRRMGAAAIAALTTALTLTACGSDSGGIVINYYTPANEAQTFTSVAERCNEQLGGRFRIQQISLPKSADDQRLQLARRLTGNDRSLDVMALDVVWTAEFAEAGWALPLSDDPAGQAEADARANTLPGPLETAMWQDKLYAAPITTNTQLLWYRADLMAQPPTTWDDMVAEATRLHAAGEPSWIAVQGKQYEGLVVWFNTLLESAGGQVLSDDGETVTLTDTPEHRAATVKALQIIRNVATAPGADPSVTQTDETTARLALEQGKAALEVNWPYVLPSLLENAIKGGVSFLPLDEDPSLAGSINDVGTFSPSDEQFETAFEASRKVLGFALYPGVRPGEAAKVTIGGLNLAVAKTTQHKAEAFEAIRCLRDVENQRYTSVEGGLPAVRTSLYSDPAFQVKYPQHEIIREQLTNAAVRPATPQYQAVSTRISTTLAPITDIDPERTADELTEQVQKAIDGKGLIP, via the coding sequence GTGCGCTTCCCCAGCATGCGCGTCGGCCAACGACGGATGGGTGCTGCGGCGATTGCTGCGCTGACGACGGCGTTAACGCTGACGGCGTGTGGTTCCGACAGCGGCGGCATCGTCATCAACTACTACACGCCCGCCAACGAAGCGCAGACCTTCACCTCCGTCGCCGAGCGGTGTAACGAACAGCTCGGCGGCCGCTTCCGAATCCAGCAGATCAGCCTGCCTAAGAGCGCCGACGACCAACGGCTCCAACTCGCGCGGCGCCTGACCGGAAACGACAGAAGCCTCGACGTCATGGCGCTCGACGTGGTGTGGACCGCCGAGTTCGCCGAAGCCGGTTGGGCGTTGCCGCTCTCCGACGATCCGGCCGGCCAAGCCGAAGCCGACGCGAGGGCCAATACGTTGCCGGGCCCGCTGGAAACGGCCATGTGGCAGGACAAGCTGTACGCCGCGCCGATCACCACCAACACCCAATTGCTCTGGTACCGAGCCGATCTGATGGCGCAGCCACCAACGACATGGGACGACATGGTGGCTGAGGCGACGCGGTTGCACGCCGCGGGTGAGCCGAGCTGGATTGCGGTACAAGGAAAGCAATACGAAGGCCTGGTCGTGTGGTTCAACACCCTGCTCGAAAGCGCGGGCGGTCAAGTGCTTTCCGACGACGGCGAAACCGTCACGTTGACCGACACACCCGAGCACCGGGCCGCCACCGTCAAGGCGCTGCAGATCATCCGCAACGTCGCCACCGCACCCGGCGCGGACCCGTCGGTGACTCAGACCGACGAGACCACCGCACGGCTGGCACTCGAACAGGGCAAGGCGGCGCTCGAGGTGAACTGGCCCTACGTGCTGCCGTCGCTGCTCGAGAACGCAATCAAGGGCGGGGTGTCGTTCCTGCCGCTGGACGAAGACCCCTCGCTGGCCGGCAGCATCAACGACGTCGGCACGTTCTCGCCCAGCGACGAACAGTTCGAGACCGCCTTCGAGGCGAGCAGAAAGGTCCTTGGGTTCGCCCTGTATCCGGGCGTGCGACCGGGCGAGGCGGCAAAGGTCACCATCGGCGGCCTCAACCTCGCCGTGGCGAAGACGACGCAGCACAAGGCCGAGGCGTTCGAAGCCATCCGATGCCTGCGCGACGTCGAGAATCAGCGGTACACCTCCGTCGAAGGCGGGCTGCCCGCCGTGCGCACGTCGCTGTACAGCGATCCGGCATTCCAGGTGAAATATCCCCAGCACGAGATCATCCGCGAACAACTCACCAACGCCGCGGTGCGTCCCGCCACACCCCAGTACCAAGCGGTTTCCACCCGCATCTCCACCACGCTGGCTCCGATCACCGACATCGACCCGGAGCGCACCGCCGACGAGCTCACCGAGCAGGTGCAGAAGGCCATCGACGGTAAGGGGCTGATCCCGTGA
- the ycjO_2 gene encoding sugar ABC transporter permease has product MTAPPAAATAPAPSATGSDDTRSERKLAFLLIAPAVVLMLAVTGYPIAYAVWLSLQRNNMAAPDDTEFIGLENYVTILTDQYWWTAFFVTLGITVVSVAIEFALGMALALVMHRTIFGKGVVRTAILIPYGIVTVAASYSWYYAWTPGTGYLANLLPEGSAPLTEQLPSLAIVVLAEVWKTTPFMALLLLAGLALVPQDLLNAAQIDGAGAWKRLTKVILPLIKPAILVALLFRTLDAFRIFDNIYILTGGANNTGSVSILGYDNLFKAFNVGLGSAISVLIFLCVAIIAFIYIKIFGAAAPGSAEENR; this is encoded by the coding sequence GTGACCGCCCCACCGGCGGCCGCGACCGCACCGGCGCCGAGCGCGACCGGCAGCGACGACACTCGCTCGGAACGGAAGCTGGCGTTCCTGCTCATCGCGCCGGCCGTGGTGTTGATGCTCGCGGTGACCGGCTACCCGATCGCTTACGCGGTGTGGCTGAGCCTGCAGCGCAACAACATGGCCGCACCCGACGACACCGAGTTCATCGGGTTGGAGAACTACGTCACCATTCTCACCGACCAGTACTGGTGGACAGCCTTTTTCGTCACGCTCGGCATCACCGTCGTCTCGGTGGCCATCGAATTCGCCCTCGGCATGGCCCTGGCGCTGGTGATGCACCGAACCATCTTCGGCAAGGGCGTCGTGCGAACGGCCATCCTCATCCCGTACGGCATCGTCACGGTCGCCGCGTCCTACAGTTGGTACTACGCGTGGACACCGGGCACCGGATACCTGGCGAACCTGTTGCCCGAGGGCAGTGCCCCACTGACCGAACAGCTTCCGTCGTTGGCGATCGTGGTGCTCGCCGAGGTGTGGAAGACGACGCCGTTCATGGCGCTGCTGCTGTTGGCCGGATTGGCACTGGTACCACAGGATCTGCTCAACGCCGCCCAGATCGACGGTGCGGGCGCCTGGAAGCGGCTGACCAAGGTGATCCTGCCGCTGATCAAGCCGGCGATCCTGGTGGCGCTGCTGTTCCGCACCCTCGACGCGTTCCGGATCTTCGACAACATCTACATCCTCACCGGTGGTGCCAACAACACCGGCTCGGTGTCGATCCTGGGATACGACAACCTGTTCAAGGCGTTCAATGTGGGCCTCGGCTCGGCGATCAGCGTGCTGATCTTCCTGTGCGTGGCGATCATCGCGTTCATCTACATCAAGATCTTCGGTGCCGCGGCGCCGGGGTCCGCCGAGGAGAATCGCTGA